In Pseudomonas sp. MM213, a genomic segment contains:
- the rsmG gene encoding 16S rRNA (guanine(527)-N(7))-methyltransferase RsmG — translation MSSLVTSQHAEELSTGARQLGVTLTETQHAQLLGYLALLIKWNKAYNLTAVRDPDEMVSRHLLDSLSVMSFIENGRWLDVGSGGGMPGIPLAILFPESQVTCLDSNGKKTRFLTQVKLELKLDNLQVIHSRVEAFQPAQPFNGIISRAFSSMENFSNWTRHLGDADTRWLAMKGVHPADELVALPADFHLDSEHALAVPGCQGQRHLLILRRTA, via the coding sequence TTGAGTTCGTTGGTCACCTCGCAACACGCCGAAGAGTTATCCACAGGTGCTCGCCAGCTCGGTGTCACATTGACCGAAACCCAGCACGCGCAGTTGTTGGGTTATCTGGCCCTGTTGATCAAATGGAACAAGGCCTACAACCTGACCGCCGTGCGCGATCCGGACGAAATGGTCTCGCGTCACCTGCTCGATAGTTTGAGCGTGATGTCGTTCATCGAAAACGGTCGCTGGCTGGACGTTGGCAGCGGCGGCGGCATGCCGGGCATTCCGCTTGCAATCCTGTTTCCAGAGTCCCAAGTGACCTGCCTGGACAGCAACGGCAAGAAAACCCGCTTCCTGACCCAGGTCAAACTCGAACTCAAACTGGATAACCTGCAAGTTATCCACAGTCGCGTCGAAGCCTTCCAGCCTGCACAGCCTTTCAACGGGATCATTTCCCGGGCGTTCAGCAGCATGGAGAACTTCAGCAACTGGACGCGCCACCTTGGCGACGCCGATACACGTTGGCTGGCAATGAAGGGCGTTCATCCGGCCGATGAGCTGGTAGCATTGCCGGCAGACTTCCACCTCGATAGCGAACACGCCCTGGCCGTACCTGGTTGCCAAGGCCAACGCCATCTGCTGATACTGCGCCGCACGGCATGA